The DNA region GCTATTGAGGACGTAGAGTTATTAACTGGATGCAATATCCAGACTTTTGTTTCGACATCTACGGATATAAAGAACGCAATTGAGAAGCACTATAAAGACAAAGAATAATTCCATTAACCTTGATTCACTTTAGGGCGCAAAGGGTAAAAGCGGAGCATGAAACCAATTATAGCTTAGTTTTTACTGGCAAGTTCGACTTTGCGCTTTCTTTTTTAAAAGATGATATCGCTTAAAGAAAGACTTACCGAAATCCTTATAAACAATAAATTACTGACTCCCGAACAACTGGACCAGGCATTAGAGCTCCAGAAAACAAAGGGGGGTAAACTTAGCGATATTATAGTAGAACTCCATTTTATAAAAGAAAGCGATCTCATTTCGGCTCTCAGTGAAGGCTTGGGGTTCCCTCTTATAGACCTTAAAAGATTCAGGATCGATCCGGCAATAGCAAAGATCATTCCAGCCAGTATAGCAAAGCATTATCAAATAATACCTGTATCCAAAATGGGCGACACAATAACATTGGCTATGGCAGACCCGCTTAATATTTTTGCCATAGACCATGTGGGCTCTTTGACAGGATACAAAATAAATCCAATAATATCATCTTTGCAAGATATAAACCAGACAGTTGAGGCCGCCTTCCCGGATTCTACGGGAGGTGTAATCGATGATTTGGTCAAAGAAATGGCTGTTGCTCCGATAGAGCTGGTGAAGGAAGAGCAGCAGGTAATTTTGAGTGACCAGGAGCTGAATAAAATAAGCCGCCAGACCCCGGTCATAAAGATCACCTATATGATATTAGAACAGGGGGTTAAGAAAAAAGCATCGGATATCCTTGTTGAGCCCTTGGATAAAAAGATGCGTATTCGTTTTAGAATAGACGGTATTTTGCAGGAAGAGCAGGCGCCTCCCCGAAGCATGCATGCTTCAATCATTTCACGTATAAAAGTTATGTCTGACCTGGATGTGGCTGAACACAGGCTTCCTCAAGACGGGCGATTCAAAGTAAAAATGTTTGGCAGGGAAATCGATTTCAGGATTTCGATACTTCCATCCAGTTTTGGCGAAAAGGCAGCAATAAGAATATTAGATAAATCACAGGCGACATTAGATATTGATAAACTTGGTTTTAATAAGGTGGTAGTTTATAAGGTCGGCAAGCTCGCCAGGCAGCCTCATGGTATGATCCTGGTAACAGGGCCTACCGGGTCCGGTAAGACTACGACTCTTTATTCCGTTCTTAAATTAGTAGACAGCCCTGAAAAGAATATCATTACCGTCGAAGACCCGGTTGAGTTTCAAATCGAGGGGATAAACCAGGTAACAATAAGGCCTGAAATTGGTTTGACATTTGCAGGAGCTCTTAGATCAATACTTAGGCAGGACCCGAACGTAATAATGATCGGCGAAATCCGGGATTTTGAAACCGTTGATATTGCTATAAAGAGCGCTCTTACTGGGCATCTTGTGACTTCAACGCTGCATACAACTACTGCAAGCGGAGCGGTAGCGCGCCTTATTAATATGGGAGTAGAACCATATTTGATTAACTCTTCTTTAATCTGTGTAATTGCCCAGAGGCTTGTGCGCAAGATTTGCCCATATTGCAAGGAAGAACAGCATATAAGTGAAGATGTGCTTAAGACCCTGAAGATTAATTATACGGACCTGGTATCTCTGTATGAAAATTCACTTAATGAATGCGAAGGCATCGATTTAGCTAAGATCAGGCAGAGCGAACCTATTTTGAATAAAACATCCAAACCTAAGATTTACAAAGGCAAGGGTTGTTCCCATTGTTTTAACCTGGGATACCGCGGAAGAATCGGCATAGCCGAGATGCTTATCTTAACGCCGGCAGTAAGGGATTTGGTGCTTAAGAGGGCACAGGAGCATATAATCAAGAAACAGGCTCGCCTTGAGGGTATGATTACCTTGCGCGAGGATGGTATGATCGCAGTTTTAAACGGCCTGACTACTTTAGAAGAAGTGCTTAGGGTGACTGCTCCCGACGAGGACAAATAGAATGCAGACATTAAAAGAAAACATTATAGAAATTTTATTGAAGAGCAAAAAGATATCCAAAGACCAGCTTGAGAAGGCCTTAAACGTG from Candidatus Omnitrophota bacterium includes:
- a CDS encoding secretion system protein E; translated protein: MISLKERLTEILINNKLLTPEQLDQALELQKTKGGKLSDIIVELHFIKESDLISALSEGLGFPLIDLKRFRIDPAIAKIIPASIAKHYQIIPVSKMGDTITLAMADPLNIFAIDHVGSLTGYKINPIISSLQDINQTVEAAFPDSTGGVIDDLVKEMAVAPIELVKEEQQVILSDQELNKISRQTPVIKITYMILEQGVKKKASDILVEPLDKKMRIRFRIDGILQEEQAPPRSMHASIISRIKVMSDLDVAEHRLPQDGRFKVKMFGREIDFRISILPSSFGEKAAIRILDKSQATLDIDKLGFNKVVVYKVGKLARQPHGMILVTGPTGSGKTTTLYSVLKLVDSPEKNIITVEDPVEFQIEGINQVTIRPEIGLTFAGALRSILRQDPNVIMIGEIRDFETVDIAIKSALTGHLVTSTLHTTTASGAVARLINMGVEPYLINSSLICVIAQRLVRKICPYCKEEQHISEDVLKTLKINYTDLVSLYENSLNECEGIDLAKIRQSEPILNKTSKPKIYKGKGCSHCFNLGYRGRIGIAEMLILTPAVRDLVLKRAQEHIIKKQARLEGMITLREDGMIAVLNGLTTLEEVLRVTAPDEDK